The Chthoniobacterales bacterium genomic interval GCTTGACGGAAAAGGTCCGCAGCGACGGGAAACTTTGCGGCCAGATCTTTGCCCATGCCGACCGCTTGGGCTCCCTGACCGGGAAAAACGAGTGCGAGTGTTTTGTTCATAAAATGTCGCCTTCACGCAGTGCCTTTGCAGCGCGACCAGCGGCGCTTTGGAGAAGTGGGCCGGCGTGTGTCATGGCGTATTGGAGCGTCATGGAGTCATCGGAGATCGGAATCGCCGCGTCGAAGTTGTCGCGGCACTCGCTATTGCTTAACGGAATGGAACCTGCCAGAGCAATCACGGGTTTACCGTGGAGACGTGCAAGGCGCGCAACGCCCGCGGCAACCTTGCCATCGCCGGTTTGTTTGTCGATGCGGCCCTCGCCTGTGACAATCACATCAGCCGAAGCCACCGCCCTTTCAAATCCGGTGATGCCGGCAATCGTGTCGAAACCCGGGCGCAGCTCGCCGCCGAGGAAGACAAGCACGCCGAAACCCAATCCGCCCGCCGCGCCCGCACCGGGTGTGTTTGCGGCTGAGGCGTGCAGATCACGCGCGGCCACATCGGCCAGACGTGTCATTGACGCTTCGAGAGCTTCCACCGCTTCCGGGGACGCGCCCTTCTGCGCCGCGTAAGTGCGGGATGAGCCGTGAGGGCCGAGAAGGGGGTTTCGCACATCCACGAGTGCGCAAAACCTGCAAGTAATTCCCTGCGCAGGTCTCCCGATGTGTTCCAGTGCCGAAAGGTTGCATGGGAGGGGATCGAGGTGCACGCCATGCTTGTCGTGGAATCGGTAACCAAGCGCGTCCGCCATGCCGCAGCCTCCGTCGTTGGTTGCGCTGCCTCCCAAACACAGGCGGATATCGTCCGCGCCGGCTTCCTGCGCGGCGCGGATTACTTCGCCTAGACCTGCGGATGTCGCAGTTAGCGGATCGAGTTCATCCGGTGACAGCCCGGCAAGCCCGCAAACGCCGGCTACTTCGATCCATGCCGTTCGTCTCGTTGGTTGCCATAGCCACGCTGCCTGCACAGGACGCCCGCGCGCGTCGCGTGTAGTCGTCGCCATTCGCTCTCCGCCAAGCGCAGACTCTATAACCGCAAGACTGCCATCTCCGCCGTCGGCGAGCGGTTGCTGGATAATTTCACAATCAGGCCACGCTGCGCGCCATCCAGCGGCAATATGTTCCCCCGCTTCGCGCGCAGTGAGACACCCTTTGAATTTATCCGGGGCTATCAGAATCTGCATGGTCGCACGCGCCTGACCTGCAGGACCTTTTTGTCTGCAACGTGTG includes:
- a CDS encoding glycerate kinase, with translation MQILIAPDKFKGCLTAREAGEHIAAGWRAAWPDCEIIQQPLADGGDGSLAVIESALGGERMATTTRDARGRPVQAAWLWQPTRRTAWIEVAGVCGLAGLSPDELDPLTATSAGLGEVIRAAQEAGADDIRLCLGGSATNDGGCGMADALGYRFHDKHGVHLDPLPCNLSALEHIGRPAQGITCRFCALVDVRNPLLGPHGSSRTYAAQKGASPEAVEALEASMTRLADVAARDLHASAANTPGAGAAGGLGFGVLVFLGGELRPGFDTIAGITGFERAVASADVIVTGEGRIDKQTGDGKVAAGVARLARLHGKPVIALAGSIPLSNSECRDNFDAAIPISDDSMTLQYAMTHAGPLLQSAAGRAAKALREGDIL